The window GcaataaatcgaaattctcaaattttgattttgatcgaaaaaagaaagaagtgaaaatcaaattaagtaagaaaatgagttaaaaaacttaatgtttattaatgataAATAATTACAGATAAACAGTAACATAAGAGGTATATATAACTTATTCAAGtgattaagtttttaaaagagAGAGGCACCTactacaatttaaaatatttttagattctatttaaattactaTATATaaggaaaacatattttaagttATATCTAGAGTTTGATGAGTATCATTAACATCGTGTTACGAGTCTACTTTACCTTAAAATAACTAAACGCCTTACACGTACAGGGTATACTATATGATGGAAGTATTTCAGGGGTGATAGTactctgtaaaataataaaaaatgttaatagagCCTTGGTGAAAAAAAGCACCATTTACGGGATGGTAAGgtttcgcattttttccatattttgcgTTTATCTCACGTATCACTTGACTTAAATTTCGTTCACCTATTTCTTTTATAACCATCCacaatgaaaatatcaaaatcgtCGATAGCTATGTACAGAGTGTTATGGTTTTTTGAGTTGTGCACTTTTCTTAGATTGACATCTTTTTTTGGAATACTCTATATGAATTCTGATACTAAATTTCATTTCCTTCTTTAAGTCTATAGCTTTTTGGTCTGTTGCAATGTTTTCGTATCTTTCATcgttttcgtaaattttgcaaaaatatctatccataagtaaaggaaataaataatcacCCGGCTCAGTTATTCCCAATCTGAAGCaattcgtaacatttaatcaaatttattaaaataaaagtaaaaaaaattgtaatgtaaaatatgaaactttaccactctgtatatcgaaaatggtgcttTTTTGGCTGTAGATCTATtagtattttagaattttttgcaGATTACTATCgttccctgaaatatctccgtGATGATATGATAAACGCTGTATATGTTTAAGTGTGTATTCCCTAAGTGAAAACTTAACAGCCTTTCATTTTTGGTTGACCCATATTAGCGTCTATATCTACTTTACATGAGTATTAAGTAGAATATAGGTACCAAATAAAAGGAACCCAAATTCATCTTCTATCTATCCTActtgaaaaatggttttaacaaaaaaataaacttatcaGAGggtttttaagcaaaaaattttattattgaaattgtttaACTGAAAACAAATCCACGCATTTTTAAGCCAGAAATATCGCAGTACaaaagattgaaaaataattaaaatagaataCGTCCTGCCCAACTGATTCCATTTATACAGATGGTTGCAATCAGTACCGGCCTTATAAGATTAGGAAGGGCGACGGACTTTGTAGGTCAGCAGTTTTTCTCGGGAGAGGGAGGagggtgattaaaaatttcgccctAGGCACCAGACTTGCTAGGCCGGTCCTGGGTGCAACAGTAACATATTCATACCATTAATATTACTTTCATTGTATATGCCTACGTCGCTGCTATTCAGTATTCCTATTGCGACCTACAGTGATAAATCATTACTCATTTATAATACTATAATAAATATGAGCTTGAACAGCCATCAGCCTTGCAGAATTATGGCATTAAGTTGATTTTACATTCCCTTGGTCGTCTTGTAGTTTGGCTGCCCTTGTCTATAAAGGAGAAAGGTataattcaacaagaggttAGAGTAAAGACAAGTTAAGGTACTATTGACCTCAGAAGGGGGAAAGGAGGTCTCAGGGTGGCAAACTAGGAAGGAGGGTAAATTTTCTTGGTAGAAGGGGGCgttgtttcaaaaattcacATGAGGCACCGGACTTGCGAATGCCGGACCCGATACAAAGTCATTCACAATTCAAGTCAGAAACACACAATAAATGCAGAATGATTTTATGTTTGTACGTACGGTCGGGTCTACATGCTCATCATCAATTGTATctgagaaaatttttgaagacgACTTGTCTCATGTTTGTGTATTTAATATGGTTCGGTTTCGCtctaaaattaacaattttcgaCCAATTGGCCTTGAAGTATCCGAATTCTCTAAATTCCTGTAAAAGTGACATCATTCACGTTAAAACATCGGGGCTGCTCGATTCGTCACAGAAAATTAGAGAACTATGATGCAAGTGATTTTGTTCTAGGGCGAATGGTTTGCTTTAGCAGTTCtctaaaaagtgaaaattttatttttcaaagccATTTGCCggaaaattgtgaattttaaaggacaagttaaaataatgaaaattgttcCAGTATAAAGCTGTATCCGAAAATACAGGGGTGGCGTCTCTAAAATCCTACCATCTCACTAGTTTCGAACAGAAACGGCAACACTGCAATagcgaaaacatttttaaagtgtttttcttAGTCAGATTCCTAAATAAGATTTTTGTTTGATCCTCTATCATTCAGATGTATTTTCCGAGTTATAACCGCTCCGCATTTTTAGTTGGGCATCCCGTATAATTAGCATTTACTAGCATACTCTAGCATCTTATCGAATAAAAGTTtagataattcaaaaaaaatattgtgttctatgtaaaaaatacaaagaatTTGAGATGGATTGAACAAGAGTTTAAGGcgatattatatttttcatttatttcatgtTATTATGTGGgacgaaaaaaatttgacTCACAGTAGAGCTCTGTAACGAACACGTGCTGTAATGGAAACTCGGTTACAACGAACGAACAAAAAATCTCGCCCAAGTCTTTAAAAAGCTAATTCGGTTTATAAAATACtactaataattataataattttaatgcttttatTCGGTTATAACAAACCCGGATATAACAACCATTCGGTTTTGACAAAtcatatttatcattttctgaaattttgaactcggttataacgaactgTTGGGAGATGCTGCTGCAAATTTTGAGTGAACGAGCCAAAAACTAGCATATttctgatttttgaaaaaatgacctCAAGTGAATATGACATGATTGACGAATACGTGGTAGTTGATGAATTTCCTCGTGATATTGACATTGTTCAAACAGCGAGCAACGATCAATATGAAAACCGTTGGAGTGATGAGGAGGAAGTTGACACgaatgatgaaattttaatctccACAGCTCAAGAGGCCCTTTCTGCTTTGAAGGTCGTGGCATGTTATCTACAAATGACTCATCTAGAAATTGGAAACCTTTCGAATGCGACaaatttttcgcaaaataaaataaccgAAGAGGTATTGAAGAACTGCAAGATACAGAGCCACATTGCGCGCGTCTTTCCAcctaaattttgattttatttataatttttggtgatttttttctgtatttttgttgttttttctcatttaatataatataattatttactaGAACCAAAAAtcgtttaatttgacacttgattaaaacaaaaattttgaatcaacAAGCTTTTTTCCTCTTTCGTTTGTACCGAACCTCCGTATATAACGAAGACTGGGCCAAAGCCCTTGAAGGGTCTTTGTAGCCGAGTTCTACTGTCATTGTACAGGGAACGTAAACAATTACGGTTCTAATTGTTCTTTATACAGAATTTGAGAGACCGAGAAAGAAAGAGGGACATGGGTTTGAgttgattttccaaaaaggTCTGTTAcggctttaaatatttttacgaaaacTACGGAGGGTAAATTAGGTGTAGAGACTCGTCTTTTAAGGgcaaaacaatgtttttagttttaccAGTGGCGTCCCCACTGACGCGAGCCTGACCAGTCCAAAcgaataatataatatatcactgtttttttttataaaaataattttctgaagcTTTCAAGTGATGATatcacaccctgtatgataaccagtataaaaaaaatcacttttcacCTAAGTCGTGTATGGAACAACTCCGTGTCTTAGGTTCTCAGGGCACGGTGGATCATGGGAAAATCATGTTATGAATAGAGGAACAGTTGCTCGCACAACCAAATCTATTCATATTGCAATTCTCAAGCTTTGGGATTTAAGTCGAAATAGCATTTCATCGGGATCAATATGCTGTTGGATACGAGTAAACTTTGTTACCACTTACCTTTAATTCGGACGTAAGTCTTTGCCTCGAACATACTAAAACTACATTACTAAGCTTTTTAAAAGTAATCACATTATTAGCTCATGACCCACacttaatttaaacatctaAGTAATGCCGTGAATTATTCAGAATCCTAAAACCATTAGAATAGACGACTCGTCACTCGGCATTAACGCAGTCCGTTCCGATCATTCATCTCCTGTGACATCACCACGTCCTCAAACCACACTGTAtgttaaagttattttattcTTGGATAGTAGTAGAGTACTGAGGACCCTGGTAATTGCCAATTCGAAGCGTGTAGCTCAATTAATTGGAGCAAAGTGCGTCGTACACTGGCCGACCCGGCACTTGCCAGGAAACCGTCCCGTACACTGGCCAGTAGTTGGTCCAATTGTTGAGGTATCTCTGCCTCCAAGTCCCTGCCAATGGACGTCAACACGAAGAACAAGCATTCGGTTTCGGACAGGCATTTTATGGGTAGGCTTACGCAAGCTTGGCAACACTTAGCCAGCACTGTTAATAACACTAATTCGGGCTGCAAGGACTCTACTTGATCCTTGATTTGTTGGCGCTTTTGCTGTCCATAAAGCTCCGTCAAAAACCACATAAACGCCGTAAACCTCGTGCCATCTCCAGCTTTAATGCCTCGCAGTATTTTGTCTCTTTCCTGATACCACTGCTGGCATGTGTTCAACAACGATTCAAGGAAAGTATGGTTCGTCTCACCTTCTATTATGACCACGCACAGCTTGGCTATCGACTCACTGTACTTGATCCCCTCCACCGCTTTCTCCATGATAATTTTCACTAGGTCCATCAAAGTCCTCGAAGGCAGCTGATTGGGGTCCTCCATCGCGATCTTTATGTTAGCCTGGTCCTCCTCGGCAAACACCTTGATGTCTACCTCTTCCTTTACAATGCTTTTGAGCTTCGACATTAAATTCTGCGAGTCTGCGGCCCCCATGCTCTTCGATCGCTTTAGCGAGGGGGCGGGCGCCGGGGGGCTGCTCTGGTGGTAGTTGGTCGCGGACCAGCTATTTTGGTGGTTGTAAATCTGGGGCTGATTCTGCCCCGAGAACACTGGATGTTGCATCAAATCCGGGGCAAATTGGTAGTTGGGCCTGTGTATCGCCCCCACCAGCTGGGCGGCCGAGGCCGAGTGGAGCAGGGGCAGGGGCATGCCCGCGGGCAGAATGGGGATGAATCCTGGATGGTTCAGGTGGCGCAGGATGTTCCCGCTCGATTTGGAGTGCTGCAGCGGCATTGGATCGAAGCCCATGGCCAAGTGGAGATTGCCGCTGGATTTCGAGGACTGCAACTCGTTCATTGTGAACTCTTTGGCGTGCACGTTGAGCTTTCCCGGCATGTGCGGAAGGTCCGTCCTCACGTTGGGAGGCCTGTAGATCTCCATGGTGGGTTTGCCCGCTCTGAGGGTGGCCATGGTCTGGCTGCGTCTCTTTAACGAGTCGCGGCTCGCCTTCACGAAGCTCCGCTCCCTCATGATCACTCCCGGAACACCCGCGGAGAAGTCCGCTTTTTGACTGCGTTTCAGCTGGGGGCCGTGATGCGACATTTTCCCTTCGATCACCAACactaaaagttgaaatttaatttgtaaataagtTTGACTAAGAGGCGGCGATGGCTACCACGCAACACGACCAATTTTGGCGCGAGCAAGGCTGTACCGCGGTACTAATCTTGACACATACATCGTTTCCTGCCCGGaatgtttaattaacttttataATCCGACAAAGTTCTAATGCACCTTTAAAGCGAAAATCTTATGAGACGTGCGTTGCGTTTTTGGTGCGATGCTGGGCAAAACTGTTCAACTGAACGCCATATAATTAGAATGTGTATTTTTAACTGTGGGATATAAATAGGCGATGAAAAATTCTCGGTGTACATACACACATACATTATGTAAGTTTATAAAAATCTACTCGACATAAGGTCTATTGTTTGTTGACTTAATTGGGCGGATATCTGTAGTGGGTACGTTGGTTTATTACTGCCGCATAgttctgaaaaattttacgttCCATGGACTTAAACGCGCGTCATCAATCGATCATCAGGCAGTAATCACTCAATTATCAATCGTACATACATTTAGTAAAATACGCATTTTCCTGATAGAGAATGAATGATGATTTCATTCAGACTGCGCACACATCCCGTCAGGCGGCGTTTTCCCAGTTGAAACTTCTACGGGGTGTGCCGGTATTTCGTGCGCGCCTTGTAGAGTAACACGTTCATCATCTGTCAATCAAATATCCCGAAGACTATGCGATTGAGGTGCCGGTAGTGCCtgtatcataaaaatattattgttggATGCAGTGTCGGCCTTAGCAAGTCCAGCACCCCCTGTCACCGAGAAAAACTGCAGGCGACGAAAGTCCGCCGTCTATTCGCGCCCCCTCATAAGGCCTGTCCTGTGTATAGCGAGGGTGGGTGGGAGGAACAAATTGCATGACGCTGGCGTTATGGCCAATTCATTCGAGTTGTActgactatttttttttactatacagagtgtttttaGAGCTCACTCATACGAATGTCGGTAACCATAAAAGATACGAGGTTCTTCAAGATGcggttttaaaattagaaaaaattccaTGACTTTCGGAGGCGTTTATCAGACACAAGCACAGAAggtccattttttttaaatttgagttCTCTAGTATCTTTCACCATTTTTGTAATCCCTAAGCAACTCACTTGAgttggaacatcctgtatacagCCACCTCGTGTAAATTTATGTCACGTCTCTTTCTtagattttttgtatttaaacaGGTATGCCCGCTCCACTTACTTATTATATCACTATGGTGAATCGGTGAGTTGTTAGGCAATTTATTTGAACATGAATTCTTATAGTTTTACCGGGATGGCGAAACGTCTAACCACCACCTACCAAGAAAGATCCCTGCCTTTCCTGATTTGCCGCCTCAGGCCCTCTCCCCCAAGGCCGGTACTGGTTGCACGTCTTCCTGTTTTTCCCTAATTAATCGGTGTCTTTCCTATATGATTTGAGTGGCCACCCTGTATTAGCGACGTCTATCGAAGTAAACACCGCcattaaagtttgaaaacttttatattcCGGCACTAGTTCAGTAAAACGCAAATCAAGTTTGGTGGACGGTTCAATCCCGTGCGTCACATTGGCGTCATTCATATGGGATGGTTCAAGTACCAGTTTTAGTGACTTCAGGTTGGTTCAGCTTCATAAACATCCATAGCgttaaaatttcaggtttGCGCTAATTGCCGACCTTAGTGGGGCACTCAATACATCTGGATAATATGTCCAGGGAGATTATCATGTTGCGAATTTCCTCATACCAGCAAACTAAGATAAGAAATTAACATGTTTTCCCTTctcttttttgcaaaaaatctcattttttcttcaaagaCTTTTAATGATCTATCGGCACGCGCGCCACTGCTCTATTTCCTGCACATCcacaaaattccattaaaatatctcCAGCGGTTTTGCcgaaattgataaataaaattttttttaactctctattttcggtaatttttgagattttgggAAAATGCCTTAGGAAacacgtttattttttttattaggaagGAAATCTCAGCGTAAAAACCATCCTGTGCGTTATCTACTATCTAAGTTTGATAGTAAAATACACAAGCGCAATTTGGGGAATCCCACAGAGGGGATATCTGATGTTGGGCTGTTCTTAGGGTATATTTCCCCCTTTTCAGACGTGAATGGTAAACTTTTATCAGAGGAACACATGACTACCAGGTGGCCTTTGAAAAATGCCAATTGCTCCCTATTCGGGACTCGCTGAATGCGCCGTAAGTGTGCTCACCCTTACGTTTATGACGCTTAAGAAATATGgggtagaatttttttttgttgttgagTTGGTCAATTTAATGTCTGGCCGACTGAATTTTACATCTCGCTTTCAGTAgataagtttaatttatgGTAATAATTCGTTTAATTGGAATTATTGATTTAGTTATTGCGTAGCATACAATTAAGTTGTTTGTTCGGCATTacgaaaaacagaaaatattctGATTTTTGCGTCTTGTTTTAAGTCAAAATGTAAGGGGCAACATAAGCATGGAGATATTACtgtgtaaaataatgaaaaaaatgataatggaCTCCTGGTGAAAAatgcaccattttcgatatacagggtggcaaagtttcacatttctTCTCACATTTGTGTTCTTTTCACGTATCCCTTTGagttaaattttggaaatttcgttaaaaccCTCTAAAACAATTCGCTGAAATCGTCGGTATCCATGTAGAGGGCGTTATGTTGTTTTTTCATGAATTACTTtatgttttgtatatttttggaacaccctgtatgcattCTGTTACCAAATTTACATTTCTACCTCAATTCTTTAGTTTTTCGGTACCTTGCGGTATCATCGTATTTTTCACCGTTTTCGCAGAATTTGCAAAAcgtaaagaaattaaaagaaaaaaacaaaattagtaaaactgttgaaaacgTCCTCCTCCTGCCAAGATGCAGGACTTCACTCTTTGCCTCAAGCACCAACACTCTCAAATATTCCAGGAGTATTGCAGAGGATGTCGCATGGATCCGCTATTCAATTCCGCAATTTGCTTTTCTGTTTCAATTAGGTTCTGTTACAACAATAGTTTCAGGTGTCTCACAAGAAAAGTCTGCAGTATTCAAGTCGGGTGATCTAGGAGGTCATTAAtatcacataattttttctcattttgttcTTTGTTGTCgaataaataactaaattatGAGCAACGCAAAAGCTAAGCCATTACTTGAATTGAAACGAATTATTACAATATATTAAAGTTAATTACTCAGAATGGGGGGCGAAATTCAGTCGGCTAGTATAGAAAATTAGCAAACTCGTTCAGAACagcattttttctttctttgagaaaaacaatatacaaaataatgtattaaaatGAGATTCATCGGTGTTTGCGCCATCACaagttattttgttattgagTGAACAAGACGTAGTGTCcctttttctcattttcttgAAAGCTTTTAGTTGGTGAGCATGCTAGACAAGTTAACCAAATCGAGCGACATTTTCATCGATTCTGCGAAACCCAATTTGATCGAAATAGGAAAAAGGCAGTTGTGGAAAGTCGAACCCACAAGTATTGCCAAAAACTGCAAGAATCTGATACGAGACGTGGTGGAGAATCTTGATCTTCAGCCTAATCCTGAAAAACCAGTCATCGCACTTTCGCTAGGTTAGTATAAGAGAATATTCTTTTTGATTATTATGCATTcgaaagcattttttaattgcaatattGAAACCTTGAAACACTCTGAAGAACAGAAACCTGTGTAGAAATTAATATGCATTTAAGAAGGCGCAATAGACAAACTGGTTTCAACAATGCTCACACCATTGCACGTGTGATAGAGGCACGAATTTAACGAAATGGTACAAAGTGCGTCATGAGTGAAAAACTTACTCACTGATCGATAGATTGGGTGGTACTATCTGGTACCCATGGGTTGTACTGTGAATTGTTGAAAGCCCAAGTCGAATAGGTCGAAACCAAGACAGAAGACTTTCTTCTGTGTCTGTGTCTAATTAACgtaaaattttcctaatttacttaaagattaattaaatattatacagggtgcaatATATCTTCATGGAGATATTCCTGGGGGCGATATCACTcggcaaatttatttaaaaaatgacgatCGACCTATGGTCAGAAACGTTCCATTGTCGATATACTGAGTGGCGcaatatcacatttttttctcataatttaCGTCTTTCTCATGTAtgctttgaataattttttttatatttcgtacatttattttctttaacctCCTGCAACAAGTCAAAATTATCGGAAGCTATATGCAAGGTGTTACGTTTTTTTGGATCATGTACTAATTTATGTGTATTTTTTAGGAAGTCCCTGTATATACCAggtttaaattgctttttaatttaattaaagcaaaaaaaccaTCGTTCGGCCCCGTCATCAACTATCTGAAACAATTCGTAACATTTAAGCAAACTTCTTGAAATAGACATAAGTCCGAACGAgaacaaaattgtaaaaactaaaaacgcaaaataagAGAAACAAGTAAAACGTTGCAGAattccctgaaatatctccacgATGGTATGTTGCACCCTGTACACTTCTGCAGTAGACTTCTCTAATACTCAGGTCTCACTtcgttttaatgaaataaaaatccatGAGATCAACAAAATCTTACCACTGCTCTTTCCATAAGTTTATGACTTACACACATATAACTATTTTTTCACTTGAGACAGTTGATTTGATTTCCCGTTAATGTTTCAGGTGATCCGACAATATACGGGAACTTGAAGCCCTCACCTGAAACCATCAAAGCACTAATCGATGTCCTCGAAGAGGGCAATGCCAATGGTTATAATGCCGGAATTGGGTCTGAATTAGCTCGCAAAGCTGTGGCTGAGTACCTCAGCTTCGATGGGGTCCAATACCAATCCAAAGACATAATTTTATGCAGTGGATGCTCGTGCTCTTTGGAGCTATGTATTACTGCCCTGGCAGATCCGATGCTGGGACACCACATCCTTATGCCCAGACCTGGATTTCCCATATACCAGTAAGTGTGATTTTAGTTGATTTCCTTGCGAAAATCatatatcagaaaatttaatcgaccatttccatagaaaaggcgaaataaaagcaaaattaatcCCGTGATTTCAATGGAACGTACCTTCCAGATAGGGTTAACAGTAAGTTGATCGATTCGCTTTTACCTTGTTTGAACAAGAAGTACCAGGAAATTCAAAGGGGCtcaattttcaagaaactATATAGTCGCACTTGTTGGCCCATCGTAACTGTGATCATTTGGTCATTTGCGTACGTTTACTTTTCAGGACTATCGCGGAATGTTTTGGAGTGGAAGTGAAGTACTACAACCTTATTCCCGAGAATAACTGGGAGGTTGATTTGGACCATCTGGACAGTCTAATTGATGGCAGCACTGCTGCTATTGTCCTCAACAACCCATCTAATCCATGTGGGTCGAATTATCGCGAGGAACATTTGAGGAATATTCTGGAGATTGCTCATAAGTACAATTGGAGATAGCAATTTTCAGAAACGTAGTTGAAACTCCATGGTTTTAGGCATCGAGTTCCAGTTATTGCGGATGAAATCTACGATCGTTTAGTGTTTCCGGGCAAAAAGTTCACATCCAGTGCAGCCTTACATTCCGGGGTACCAATTCTGGTTTGTGGAGGCCTGACCAAGCGATTCCTGGTTCCAGGCTGGAGACTAGGCTGGATAGCTGTTCACGATGAAATTGGGGCATTTGAGCATGTCAGGAAGTCCCTGGTCAATTTAACCCACAGGATTATTGGAAGCAATACTTTAGTGCAGGTGAAAGTCTGTCGGTTTCTTAACAAAAGCAGCAATTGAAATCTTAACTTTCAGGCAGCTTTGCCGGCAATCCTACAAACGTCCCCATTATTCCACCAGGAAGTTATACAGACGTTGGTTTCAAATGCGCACGTGGCCTTTGATTATATCGGGAAAATCAAAGGTTTGATACCATTCATGCCGGAAGGTGCTATGTATATGGTGGTGGAAATCGACATGAGacactttccaaattttgagaatGGCTTGGAATTCTGCAAGCAGATGATGGCGGAAGAGTCTGTGTTTTGTCTTCCGGGAGAGGTGGGTTTATGAGACTAACGATGCTTTAATTAAAGGTAGTTTCAGACAAAGAAATTACCTgctaaatagaaaaatatagaCTATGATTTATATATTACATTTATACAAACATTGCTAAATACCTTTTAAGCGAcaaggaataaaaatttggcaTCTTGTACGCATGCGTAACTTGACTTACCTTTTCAGAGTAGTCATAAAAAATTAGGATTGCTATTTAAATAAGACAGTCGATGACGTCATATCTGAAATTTGGGACATACtgtatgaaattttcttacaCCAAAAGAgcgcaatttaaaatattaatcgaCGTGTCCGAGCGAGCATGTTTCCGAAAAGAAATTGTCTTTGATTTACCGAATTTATTCCAATATAGAGACTCGCACTGTATATTTCAACGCCTATTTAAATTTAGCATAAGTACGGAATTAGTGTTGATGCCGAAAACAAGGCTTTTCAAAAGTATACAGTGTCACGTACAAAGTACGCACcaatgggatttttttaaattatgaatttatataaattttgactttgcccttaaaatttaaactattttttgcgcagtcattttttttttgttttagtgtcatttcttattattctgcttcaaaaatgataagaaatgacgtcaaaatcaaaaaacaaatgactacgcaaaaaaaatttgaatttttttcgtaaaaaaattaaatcttcaCGGCTATAGCCAGTCATTTGTTCTTTGAATGAAATGCCATTCCAAATGACGTTTGAATCAGAATTGGAGGGCAAGGCCCTAATTTACCTAAAACcataaatataaagaaatacatatatataatgCGTATAACATTTAACGtgtaaaataatactttatttgTAGCAT of the Euwallacea fornicatus isolate EFF26 chromosome 9, ASM4011564v1, whole genome shotgun sequence genome contains:
- the LOC136341139 gene encoding CBP80/20-dependent translation initiation factor isoform X2, whose product is MSHHGPQLKRSQKADFSAGVPGVIMRERSFVKASRDSLKRRSQTMATLRAGKPTMEIYRPPNVRTDLPHMPGKLNVHAKEFTMNELQSSKSSGNLHLAMGFDPMPLQHSKSSGNILRHLNHPGFIPILPAGMPLPLLHSASAAQLVGAIHRPNYQFAPDLMQHPVFSGQNQPQIYNHQNSWSATNYHQSSPPAPAPSLKRSKSMGAADSQNLMSKLKSIVKEEVDIKVFAEEDQANIKIAMEDPNQLPSRTLMDLVKIIMEKAVEGIKYSESIAKLCVVIIEGETNHTFLESLLNTCQQWYQERDKILRGIKAGDGTRFTAFMWFLTELYGQQKRQQIKDQVESLQPELVLLTVLAKCCQACVSLPIKCLSETECLFFVLTSIGRDLEAEIPQQLDQLLASVRDGFLASAGSASVRRTLLQLIELHASNWQLPGSSVLYYYPRIK
- the Tat gene encoding tyrosine aminotransferase, encoding MLDKLTKSSDIFIDSAKPNLIEIGKRQLWKVEPTSIAKNCKNLIRDVVENLDLQPNPEKPVIALSLGDPTIYGNLKPSPETIKALIDVLEEGNANGYNAGIGSELARKAVAEYLSFDGVQYQSKDIILCSGCSCSLELCITALADPMLGHHILMPRPGFPIYQTIAECFGVEVKYYNLIPENNWEVDLDHLDSLIDGSTAAIVLNNPSNPCGSNYREEHLRNILEIAHKHRVPVIADEIYDRLVFPGKKFTSSAALHSGVPILVCGGLTKRFLVPGWRLGWIAVHDEIGAFEHVRKSLVNLTHRIIGSNTLVQAALPAILQTSPLFHQEVIQTLVSNAHVAFDYIGKIKGLIPFMPEGAMYMVVEIDMRHFPNFENGLEFCKQMMAEESVFCLPGECFQIPGFMRIVLSVPKAILEEACERIAEYCNRHYVD
- the LOC136341139 gene encoding CBP80/20-dependent translation initiation factor isoform X1, whose protein sequence is MLVIEGKMSHHGPQLKRSQKADFSAGVPGVIMRERSFVKASRDSLKRRSQTMATLRAGKPTMEIYRPPNVRTDLPHMPGKLNVHAKEFTMNELQSSKSSGNLHLAMGFDPMPLQHSKSSGNILRHLNHPGFIPILPAGMPLPLLHSASAAQLVGAIHRPNYQFAPDLMQHPVFSGQNQPQIYNHQNSWSATNYHQSSPPAPAPSLKRSKSMGAADSQNLMSKLKSIVKEEVDIKVFAEEDQANIKIAMEDPNQLPSRTLMDLVKIIMEKAVEGIKYSESIAKLCVVIIEGETNHTFLESLLNTCQQWYQERDKILRGIKAGDGTRFTAFMWFLTELYGQQKRQQIKDQVESLQPELVLLTVLAKCCQACVSLPIKCLSETECLFFVLTSIGRDLEAEIPQQLDQLLASVRDGFLASAGSASVRRTLLQLIELHASNWQLPGSSVLYYYPRIK